The following proteins are co-located in the Serinus canaria isolate serCan28SL12 chromosome 17, serCan2020, whole genome shotgun sequence genome:
- the PRRC2B gene encoding protein PRRC2B isoform X2, whose amino-acid sequence MSDRLGQITKGKDGKSKYSTLSLFDKYKGKSIEAIRTTVIPRHGLQSLGKVAAARRMPPPANLPSLKSENKGNDPNIIIVPKDGTGWANKQDQPDQKSSSVTAAQLQESLPQQGLQKSVSNLQKPTQSISQESTNSVPGGPKSWAQLNGKPAGQEGGSRASSRLLSFSPEEFPTLKAAGEQDKVGKEKGALDPSYGPGPSLRPQNVTSWREGGGRNVTSATSLTASPAELGSKTPSTGDGAPSSASASDAKEPSLRPAQPLRKGASQFMGNVYQPPTYHDMLPAFMCPQQPSETPTSLERGSFPVPQLRLEPRVPFRQFQMNDQDGKENRLSLSRPTRPVRQQLERVPRPTIINAENLKGLDELDNDADDGWAGIHDEVDYSEKLKFSEDEEEEETLKDGRQKWNSWDPRRQRQLSLSSADSADVKHTLEEGKNWNDSVGLSRPVRKAQDSQQPPRKLNGWSSASEYQKPTLGSVLRQQSLEDKEEKVPVRQKFVHSEISEAVERARRRREEEERRAREERLAACAAKLKQLDQKCKLAQKSGETQKHAENEDVRPPSTEKNTTQENGHTFRKATPEFHTQDASVGYLEEESPAPAAAAAQSSSEEELREAPSPAQEFNKYQKSLPPRFQRQQQQQQQQEQLYKMQHWQQQVYPPPSHSHPQRTFYPPHPQMLGFDPRWMMMPSYMDPRMAPSRTPVDFYPSALHPSGIMKPMIQQDSISGSSCRSEDQNCQAGQAERKTAPLDPVPVWGQDSYTSLQSKGYSLSHQKQADNMGMEGLHARNESYSASGRPEGLSTQRDLFEERGEEYLNAFDKKAQADFDSCLSSQRIGQDLLFQHQESVQEACPAGSRHANLRCSPLEPDFIQAEKKPEYNGWDISHHQKPAETAAEVAEEVPRDEQSFSADPWKKEGANTKQATEETPEWAPESRSTSGQPQEQMGRTRRSGPIKKPVLKALKVEEKEKEMEKVKLEGEDSSRPLKEKAAVQKVESESDDSAALLNSTRYLLDDKGSSQTSLARDAEKSQEEDEEEEEEKPERTWENKLSRESSDLPPTKRNNWIFIDEEQAFGGRGQGRGRGRGFREFTFRGRGTVVSSRGVYNNNQRSSRGRGLREFNQPEDFPRGKPRRRIASETHSEGSEYEELPKRRRQRGSENSNEGSVLDREDSDLKKGDFKESWRSNKIYSDDHNSLDPKMRAPRAFGRSLPPRLSNSGYGRRGFMGKEPTQWQGRSGGGGWQEYSHTSPSDSFGSRQQSDRDYIQDSYKHTDSFSSRVFDESHLDDKRHFFQEDYSADQENIENRPFRRRRPPRQDKPPRFRRLRQERESVGQWNPEEGGPNLLPSQWPGRSKLGTAEKSSISGRRSPELSYQNSSDHANEEWETASESSDFSERRERRDGAPESEGQLEGGLGTGSLGEKRELAKRSFSSQRPLVDRQSRKAEPAGFAEQSVRTGVGAASRYESQQNGTLIKSKRSPEEGGGLGNTSGGSSHSIYSLDRASHVNSESAEGPGKKPEKEHKSNAQRASEKGEALSQFELSYGSTIIDNRVSNTAEENEVGSMSGEGFIEVLTKKQRRLLEEERRKKEQAAQAPAKARVLQSRIPPRFAKKQNSLCLEQSDVTVSGNSLGTEIWESNSPALSVQSPGSDSWSKPVNTFNGTESSTEGFKGSQGDSGIDLSAESRESSATSSQRSSPYGTLKPEEMNGAGLVDSKPDCQKEQVQKQTDKKDSDQGSGQNKEHKPGPIGNERSLKNRKGSEGTERLEGNIPPVNGVEIHVDSVLPVPPIEFGVNPKDSDFSLPPGSASGTAANPVTKLQDALASNAGLTQSIPILRRDHHLQRCIGLNPMSFPTADLTLKMESARKAWENSPSLPEQNSPGGAGSGIQPPSSVGASNGVSYSSFGGVSMPPMPVASVAPSASIPGNHIPPLYLDGHVFASQPRLVPQTIPQQQSYQQAAAAQQIPISLHTSLQAQAQLGLRGGLPVSQSQEMYSSIQPFRSQVYMHPSLSQPSTMVLTGGTALKPPYSAFPGMQPLEVVKTQSGSPYQPMNGSQALVYEGQINQAGMGASQMMDSQLTQLTMPVPGSQLPLPRYGSGQQPLLLPQSIQLPQGQNLPVGAPRRILPPGSQPSVLAASRESSQMEMKGFHFSDGKQSMSSGGSVPSPHTYRIHSMNVVDSSISRPSSASPSGKPSGPAVSMGSVQGHYVQQAKQRVDDNKASLGAVKLQETASTNQMKPVRTGAIKPQAVKVEESKA is encoded by the exons GTTCAAGGGCCTCAAGCCGACTGTTATCCTTCTCTCCCGAGGAATTTCCGACGCTGAAAGCAGCTGGCGAGCAGGACAAGGTTGGCAAAGAAAAGGGCGCCTTAGATCCGTCGTATGGGCCAGGACCAAGCCTCCGCCCCCAGA ATGTCACCAGTTGGAGGGAGGGCGGTGGGAGGAACGTCACCTCTGCCACATCTCTGACCGCCtcccctgctgagctgggcagcaaGACCCCCAGCACTGGAGACGGGGCCCCCTCCTCAGCGAGCGCCAGCGATGCCAAGGAGCCGTCTCTCcgcccagctcagcccctccgCAAAGGGGCCTCGCAGTTCATGGGAAATGTCTACCAGCCACCCACCTACCATGACATGCTGCCTGCTTTT ATGTGTCCACAGCAGCCATCTGAGACCCCTACATCGCTGGAGCGAGGGTCTTTCCCTGTTCCTCAGCTTCGGCTTGAGCCCCGGGTACCTTTCAGACAATTCCAGATGAATGACCAGGATGG AAAAGAGAACAGGCTCAGCCTGTCTCGCCCAACACGCCCAGTTCGGCAGCAGCTGGAGCGAGTGCCTCGGCCCACCATCATCAATGCAGAGAACCTGAAGGGGCTGGATGAGCTGGACAATGATGCAGATGATGGATGGGCAG GCATTCATGATGAAGTGGATTATTCTGAGAAACTAAAGTTTAGTGAagatgaagaagaggaagaaactCTTAAAGATGGACGACAGAAGTG GAACAGCTGGGATCCCAGAAGGCAGCGACAGTtgtccctgagctctgcagacagTGCAGATGTCAAGCACACcttggaggaaggaaagaattgGAATGATTCAGTTGGCTTGTCCCGGCCAGTCCGGAAAGCACAGGATTCACAGCAGCCTCCGAGGAAGCTGAatggctggagctctgcctcAGAATACCAG AAGCCCACACTGGGAAGTGTTCTCAGACAGCAGTCCCTCGAggataaagaagaaaaggtgcCTGTGAGACAGAAGTTTGTGCACTCTGAGATCTCTGAGGCTGTTGAGAGAGCCAGGAGGCGacgggaggaggaggagcggcGAGCCAGGGAGGAGCGcctggcagcctgtgctgcaaaGCTCAAGCAACTTGATCAGAAATGCAAACTGGCTCAGAAGAGTGGGGAGACACAGAAACATGCAGAGAATGAAGATGTGCGacctcccagcacagagaaaaacactACACAAGAAAATGGCCACACTTTCCGTAAAG caaCCCCTGAGTTTCACACGCAGGATGCCTCTGTTGGCTATCTGGAAGAGGAgagtcctgctccagcagcagcagcagcccaaagcagcagtgaggaggagCTCAGAGAAGCTCCCTCACCAGCACAAGAATTCAACAAATACCAGAAGTCTCTTCCCCCACgattccagaggcagcagcagcagcaacagcagcag gagcagctgtacAAGatgcagcactggcagcagcaggtctATCCTCCCCCGTCGCACTCCCATCCCCAGCGGACGTTCTACCCGCCGCACCCGCAGATGCTCGGCTTCGACCCCCGCTGGATGATGATGCCGTCCTACATGGACCCTCGCATGGCCCCGAGCCGCACCCCCGTGGATTTCTACCCTTCAGCCCTTCACCCTTCAG GAATTATGAAGCCCATGATTCAGCAGGATTCCATCAGTGGGAGCAGCTGTCGGTCTGAAGATCAGAACTgtcaggcagggcaggcagagaggaagaCTGCTCCCTTGGATCCTGTGCCAGTGTGGGGCCAGGACAGCTacacatccctgcagagcaAAGGATACTCCCTGTCACATCAGAAACAGGCTGACAACATGGGCATGGAGGGGCTGCATGCCAG gAATGAAAGTTACTCTGCTTCTGGAAGGCCAGAGGGTCTGAGCACTCAGCGAGATCTCTTtgaggagagaggggaggagtATTTGAATGCTTTTGACAAGAAGGCCCAAGCAGACTTTGACAGCTGCCTGTCTTCTCAAAGGATAGGCCAGGATCTCCTGTTCCAGCACCAGGAGAGTGTGCAGGAagcctgtcctgctggcagccGCCATGCGAACCTGAGGTGCTCGCCTCTGGAGCCTGATTTTATCCAAGCAGAGAAGAAGCCTGAGTATAACGGTTGGGATATCAGCCACCATCAGAAACCTGCggagacagcagcagaagttgCTGAAGAAGTACCCCGGGATGAGCAGTCCTTCAGTGCTGACCCATGGAAGAAAGAAGGAGCCAATACCAAGCAGGCCACTGAAGAGACACCAGAGTGGGCTCCTGAAAGCCGCAGCACCagtgggcagccccaggagcaaaTGGGGAGGACAAGGCGGTCGGGCCCCATTAAAAAACCAGTCCTGAAAGCCCTCAAggtggaagagaaggagaaggagatggagaaggTTAAACTGGAGGGAGAGGACAGCTCACGCCCGCTGAAGGAGAAGGCAGCCGTTCAGAAGGTAGAAAGCGAGTCAGATGACTCTGCTGCCTTGCTGAACTCCACGCGTTACCTGCTGGATGACAAAGGTTCTTCCCAAACCAGCCTTGCACGAGACGCTGAGAAATCCCAAGAGGAAGAcgaggaagaagaagaagagaagccAGAAAGAACCTGGGAGAACAAACTATCCAGAGAAAGCAGTGATCTCCCTCccacaaaaagaaacaactggatCTTCATTGATGAGGAGCAAGCCTTCGGTGGGAGAGGTCAAGGGCGTGGGCGAGGGAGAGGCTTCAGAGAGTTCACTTTCAGAGGCCGAGGCACGGTTGTGAGCAGCAGGGGGGTCTACAACAACAACCAGAGGAGCAGCCGGGGCCGAGGGCTCCGGGAGTTCAACCAGCCAGAGGACTTCCCCAGAGGCAAACCAAGGCGCCGGATTGCCAGTGAGACACACAGTGAAGGGTCAGAGTATGAGGAGCTCCCCAAGCGTCGCCGGCAGAGGGGCTCTGAGAACAGCAATGAAGGATCTGTGCTGGACAGGGAGGATAGTGATTTGAAAAAGGGAGACTTCAAAGAGTCTTGGAGGTCCAACAAAATCTATTCAGATGATCATAATAGCCTGGATCCTAAGATGAGAGCACCAAGAGCCTTTGGGAGATCACTGCCACCAAGACTGAGCAACTCTGGCTATGGGCGAAGGGGGTTCATGGGTAAGGAGCCCACCCAGTGGCAAGGCAGGAGTGGGGGAGGAGGGTGGCAAGAGTACAGCCACACATCTCCATCAGACAGTtttgggagcaggcagcagtcTGACAGGGACTACATTCAGGATTCTTACAAACACACGGATTCCTTCTCCAGCCGGGTTTTTGATGAGAGTCATCTGGATGACAAAAGGCACTTTTTCCAGGAGGATTACTCAGCAGATCAGGAGAACATAGAGAACAGGCCCTTCAGGAGGCGGCGTCCTCCCCGCCAGGACAAGCCCCCACGGTTCAGACGCctcaggcaggagagggaatCAGTTGGGCAGTGGAACCCCGAGGAGGGAGGCCCTAATCTGCTGCCCAGCCAGTGGCCAGGCAGATCCAaactgggcactgcagagaagagcagcatcTCGGGCAGACGCTCTCCTGAGCTGTCCTACCAGAACTCTTCAGACCATGCCAATGAGGAGTGGGAGACGGCGTCTGAGAGCAGTGACTTCAGCGAGCGGCGGGAGAGAAGAGATGGAGCTCCAGAGAGTGAGGGCCAGCTGGAAGGTGGCCTCGGCACTGGGAGCTTGGGAGAGAAGAGGGAACTGGCAAAGAGGAGCTTCTCAAGCCAGAGGCCACTGGTGGACAGGCAGAGCCGCAAGGCTGAGCCGGCAGGGTTTGCAGAGCAGTCTGTCAGGACTGGTGTGGGAGCAGCTTCCAGATATGAGAGCCAGCAGAATGGGACCCTGATAAAGAGCAAAAG GTCTCCAGAAGAAGGAGGAGGCCTTGGTAACACCAGTGGAGGGAGCAGCCACTCCATTTATAGCTTGGATAGGGCCTCCCATGTGAACTCAGAAAGTGCTGAGGGGCCGGGTAAAAAGCCAGAGAAGGAGCACAAATCCAATGCACAGAGAGCAAGTGAAAAGGGAGAGGCCTTGTCACAGTTTGAACTGAGTTATGGAA GTACCATCATTGATAACCGGGTGTCGAACACAGCAGAAGAGAATGAAGTTGGTTCCATGTCAGGGGAAGGCTTCATTGAGGTTCTTACTAAAAAGCAGCGTCGTTTGCTGGAAGAAGAGCGAAGGAAgaaggaacaggctgctcag GCACCTGCCAAGGCCCGCGTCCTTCAGTCGCGCATTCCACCACGATTTGCCAAGAAGCAGAACAGCCTGTGCTTGGAGCAGAGTGATGTAACAGTGTCTGGAAacagcctgggcacagagaTCTGGGAGAGCAACAGCCCAG CACTTTCCGTTCAGTCTCCTGGCAGTGATTCCTGGAGCAAGCCTGTAAATACCTTTAATGGCACTGAGTCCAGCACCGAG GGATTTAAAGGCAGCCAGGGGGATAGTGGCATTGACTTGAGCGCGGAGTCTCGGGAATCCTCCGCGACCTCCTCTCAGCGCAGTTCTCCATATGGCACCCTCAAACCAGAGGAGATGAATGGGGCTGGCCTGGTGGACTCAAAGCCTGACTGCCAGAAGGAGCAAGTGCAGAAGCAAACTGATAAAAAG GATTCAGATCAAGGCTCAGGACAGAACAAGGAACACAAGCCTGGACCAATCGGCAACGAACGCtccctgaaaaacagaaagggtTCGGAGGGAACGGAACGGCTGGAAGGGAATATTCCCCCTGTTAATGGGGTGGAAATTCACGTGGATTCTGTACTTCCTGTGCCACCCATTGAATTTGGAGTAAATCCTAAA gACTCTGACTTCAGCTTGCCACCTGGTTCTgcctctggcactgcagctaACCCTGTCACCAAATTGCAGGATGCCTTGGCCAGTAat GCAGGGTTAACACAGTCCATTCCCATCCTGCGAAGGGATCATCACCTCCAGCGCTGCATCGGCCTGAACCCCATGTCCTTCCCCACTGCTGACCTTACTCTTAAG ATGGAGTCTGCTCGTAAAGCTTGGGAAAACTCTCCGAGTTTACCAGAACAGAACTCCCCAGGAGGTGCAGGCTCAGGCATCCAGCCTCCTTCCAGTGTTGGAGCTTCCAACGGTGTCAGCTACAGCTCTTTTGGTGGAGTTTCTATGCCTCCCATGCCTGTGGCATCTGTAGCACCTTCTGCATCTATTCCAG GTAACCATATTCCACCCCTGTATCTGGATGGCCACGTGTTTGCAAGTCAGCCCCGCCTGGTCCCTCAGACGATACCTCAGCAGCAAAGCTACCAACAG gctgctgctgctcaacaGATTCCCATTTCCCTCCACACATCCTTACAGGCCCAAGCACAGCTTGGACTGAGGGGTGGTCTGCCTGTTTCCCAGTCCCAGGAGATGTACAGCTCCATACAGCCCTTCAG gtcTCAGGTGTACATGCaccccagtctgtcccagcccagcaccatgGTCCTGACAGGAGGCACTGCTCTGAAGCCTCCATATTCCGCCTTCCCAGGCATGCAGCCCTTGGAGGTGGTGAAAACCCAGTCTGGGTCCCCCTATCAGCCCATGAACGGAAGCCAGGCACTGGTTTATGAGGGGCAAATAAACCAGGCTGGTATGGGAGCCTCCCAGATGATGGACTCTCAGCTCACACAG CTGACAATGCCTGtgcctggctcccagctgcctctgccccgCTACGGCTctggccagcagcccctgcttcTGCCACAGTCCATCCAGCTTCCCCAGGGGCAAAACCTGCCTGTAGGAGCTCCCCGAAGAATCCTCCCTCCTGGATCCCAGCCTTCTGTTcttgctgccagcagggag TCCTCCCAGATGGAAATGAAAGGGTTTCATTTCTCCGATGGTAAACAGAGCATGTCCTCCGGAGGGTCAGTCCCGTCCCCACACACGTACAG AATTCACTCCATGAATGTTGTCGACTCTTCGATTtccaggcccagctctgccagccccagcgGGAAGCCGTCGGGACCAGCAGTGAGCATGGGCTCTGTGCAAGGACACTACGTACAGCAG GCAAAGCAGCGGGTGGATGATAACAAAGCCAGTCTGGGAGCAGTGAAGCTGCAAGAAACAGCCTCCACAAACCAGATGAAGCCAGTGCGCACAGGAGCGATCAAACCTCAGGCAGTCAAAGTGGAGGAGAGCAAGGCCTAG